One genomic region from Terriglobales bacterium encodes:
- a CDS encoding PilZ domain-containing protein translates to MEHEVTTRPTRWGKSAERQWPRFKVDFGIKIIAGNAGTKNVVQGRAHDLSEGGLGFYGVLELQEGQLVQVEFTPPFCRRAVELTAIVRDKDGYRYGLEFRKISQHAAEDLSRSCRALNLALE, encoded by the coding sequence ATGGAGCACGAGGTCACTACACGGCCTACGCGGTGGGGGAAGTCTGCCGAACGGCAGTGGCCGCGGTTTAAAGTCGACTTTGGGATCAAGATCATCGCCGGAAATGCGGGCACCAAAAATGTGGTGCAGGGCAGAGCCCATGACCTCTCTGAAGGTGGACTCGGTTTCTATGGGGTTCTGGAACTCCAGGAAGGACAGCTCGTCCAGGTGGAGTTCACGCCTCCATTTTGCCGCCGTGCCGTGGAACTGACAGCGATCGTCAGGGACAAGGACGGCTATCGCTATGGACTCGAGTTCCGCAAAATCAGTCAGCACGCTGCCGAAGACCTCTCCCGCTCCTGTCGCGCATTGAACCTCGCTTTGGAATAA
- a CDS encoding phosphoribosylanthranilate isomerase yields the protein MTWIKICGTTNERDADVAIRAGANALGFIMTRSPRQVSDSRAYSIGTIVPKGVETIGVFVNEDFKTLVETTRFCKFTGVQLHGDEDADYIDRLRAEQPGVKILKAVSAALLNGSTASNPDIWLIDNAHGALRGGTGKPFSWRESASQIRKLRRPVIIAGGLNAQNVQEALGIFHPWGVDVVSGVESYPGRKHPGLVAQFIDAVRQFDSRQRDAKTPAQKGIGR from the coding sequence GTGACGTGGATCAAGATCTGCGGCACTACCAATGAGCGGGATGCCGATGTGGCGATCCGAGCCGGCGCGAATGCGCTTGGGTTCATCATGACCAGAAGCCCGCGGCAGGTGAGCGACAGTAGGGCGTATTCGATTGGGACGATTGTGCCGAAGGGCGTCGAAACTATCGGCGTATTCGTGAATGAGGACTTCAAAACTCTGGTGGAAACGACGCGCTTCTGCAAGTTCACCGGCGTGCAGTTGCACGGCGACGAAGACGCAGACTACATCGATCGGCTGCGTGCCGAACAGCCGGGTGTAAAGATTCTGAAAGCCGTTTCTGCCGCGTTGCTGAACGGTTCCACGGCGTCGAATCCGGATATTTGGCTGATTGATAACGCTCACGGAGCGCTGCGCGGAGGAACAGGTAAGCCGTTTAGCTGGCGCGAGTCGGCTTCCCAAATCCGGAAGTTACGCCGGCCGGTGATTATTGCCGGCGGGCTGAATGCGCAGAACGTGCAGGAGGCGCTCGGTATCTTTCATCCGTGGGGAGTCGACGTGGTGAGCGGCGTCGAATCTTATCCGGGGCGCAAGCATCCGGGATTGGTGGCGCAGTTCATCGATGCTGTCCGCCAGTTCGACTCGCGACAGCGCGACGCGAAGACGCCGGCGCAGAAGGGAATTGGTCGGTGA
- a CDS encoding peptidase S10 produces MRTALMMSVVLIAACLFAQQSNPPRQRVQKTPPPTTPSAQTPTEQPPQAQEPRTARTPQPEQAPPEPAQTRRPEQQQSEGEGQQIRPMHYDMTEVPPVVTHHSIRVGGHEIRYTATAGRMPIKDAEGKIDAEMFYVAYTLDGADPSTRPLTFSFNGGPGAASIWLHMGAMGPRKVVLQPQGWMPAAPYRLEDNPNTPLDKTDLVMVDAIGTGWSRPADAAAARRFWNMRGDIESFGEFIRMYLTRNERWSSPLYLFGESYGTTRSAGIAGYLADRGISFNGIVLLSTVLSFETLEFAKTNDVPYPLILPSFTWIAGYHKKLPADLQADVPKAAQEARDWAMGEYWAALNKGDALTPQERASVVDKLSRYTGLSKEIIEWANLRIDVRTFTHYLLSDQKLHVGRLDGRYTGPDPNGFMDTPFYDPTSSQTGPPFTSVFNDYARRELNYKTDMPYWTSANQSGNFHWSWTGVEGFGGGYPDTATALRQAIVKDPFLRVLVMEGHYDLATPYLAVDYTMDHLDLTPQYHKNISFTQYESGHMVYLDSQSHAKMKQDFVNFIDATTQKR; encoded by the coding sequence ATGCGAACAGCCTTAATGATGTCTGTTGTACTTATCGCTGCTTGTCTCTTCGCACAACAATCGAATCCACCGCGACAGCGCGTACAAAAAACGCCGCCACCCACCACGCCGTCGGCACAAACGCCGACCGAACAACCTCCACAGGCGCAAGAGCCGCGGACCGCACGCACTCCTCAGCCTGAGCAGGCTCCGCCAGAACCAGCGCAGACGCGCAGACCTGAGCAGCAGCAGTCTGAAGGCGAAGGCCAGCAGATTCGTCCTATGCACTACGACATGACCGAAGTTCCACCGGTCGTGACGCATCACAGCATCCGCGTTGGTGGACACGAGATTCGTTACACCGCTACAGCGGGACGCATGCCGATCAAGGACGCCGAAGGCAAGATCGACGCAGAGATGTTTTACGTCGCATACACGCTCGATGGGGCAGATCCGAGCACGCGTCCGCTGACGTTCTCGTTCAATGGCGGGCCTGGAGCGGCTTCGATTTGGCTGCACATGGGCGCAATGGGTCCACGCAAAGTCGTGCTGCAGCCGCAAGGCTGGATGCCCGCCGCGCCATACCGCCTCGAAGACAATCCCAACACTCCGCTCGATAAGACCGATCTGGTCATGGTCGATGCCATCGGCACTGGCTGGAGTCGTCCGGCGGATGCCGCCGCCGCACGTCGCTTCTGGAACATGCGCGGCGATATTGAGTCGTTTGGCGAATTCATTCGCATGTACCTCACACGCAACGAGCGCTGGTCATCGCCGCTGTATCTTTTCGGCGAAAGCTATGGAACCACGCGCTCGGCGGGAATTGCCGGCTATCTAGCTGATCGGGGAATTTCCTTTAATGGGATTGTTCTGCTCTCAACCGTTTTGAGCTTTGAGACTCTCGAATTCGCGAAGACCAACGATGTTCCCTATCCGCTCATTCTTCCCAGCTTCACCTGGATCGCCGGTTATCACAAGAAGCTTCCTGCCGATCTGCAGGCTGATGTACCGAAAGCAGCTCAGGAGGCGCGCGACTGGGCCATGGGGGAATACTGGGCAGCGCTGAACAAGGGCGACGCGCTCACGCCGCAGGAGCGCGCGAGTGTCGTGGATAAGCTCTCGCGTTATACGGGCCTCAGCAAAGAGATCATCGAATGGGCGAACTTGCGGATCGACGTGCGTACGTTCACGCACTACTTGCTCTCCGATCAGAAGCTTCATGTCGGGCGCCTCGACGGACGCTACACCGGGCCCGATCCGAACGGCTTCATGGACACGCCGTTCTACGATCCAACCAGTTCCCAAACTGGTCCGCCGTTCACTTCCGTGTTCAACGACTACGCGCGTCGTGAACTGAATTACAAGACCGACATGCCGTACTGGACATCAGCGAATCAGTCGGGGAATTTCCATTGGAGTTGGACTGGAGTCGAGGGCTTTGGGGGTGGATATCCGGATACCGCGACGGCTCTGCGGCAGGCGATCGTAAAAGATCCCTTCCTCCGCGTGCTGGTCATGGAGGGTCACTACGACCTGGCCACGCCGTACCTCGCCGTCGACTACACCATGGACCATCTCGATCTGACTCCGCAGTACCACAAGAACATCTCGTTCACGCAGTACGAGTCCGGACACATGGTCTACTTGGATTCTCAGTCGCACGCAAAGATGAAGCAGGATTTCGTGAACTTCATCGATGCAACGACGCAGAAACGTTAA
- the trpA gene encoding tryptophan synthase subunit alpha: MIAFEHNPGLVAYLTCGDPDIATTRATALAMIDAGADVIELGVPFSDPVADGPVIQRASERALKSGTSLRQVIALGAELRKARPKAGLIVFTYLNPVLRLGIAEFAVQLADTGIDGALITDLTAEEAGEYISAMREHNLVTVFLAAPTSTDARLKSIAELSRGFVYAVSRTGITGQQKQLASDAADLVSRIRRVTKLPIAVGFGISTPEQFQAVGAFADAAAIGSAIVSIIEKHGTASVEPVARFIRGLRAGRLAAQAESLAK, translated from the coding sequence TTGATCGCCTTCGAACACAACCCCGGGCTGGTTGCTTATCTCACGTGCGGCGATCCGGATATTGCCACTACCCGCGCTACCGCGCTGGCCATGATCGACGCCGGAGCCGACGTGATCGAGCTAGGCGTGCCGTTCAGCGATCCCGTCGCCGATGGGCCTGTGATTCAGCGAGCGAGCGAACGAGCTTTGAAATCGGGAACATCACTGAGGCAAGTCATCGCACTCGGTGCTGAGCTGCGGAAAGCTCGTCCCAAAGCGGGACTGATTGTCTTCACTTATCTCAACCCGGTCCTACGATTGGGGATCGCTGAGTTTGCGGTGCAGCTTGCGGACACCGGCATCGATGGCGCTCTGATCACCGACTTGACGGCGGAAGAAGCGGGCGAATACATCAGCGCAATGCGTGAGCATAATCTCGTCACCGTGTTTCTGGCTGCCCCCACTAGCACCGATGCGCGCTTGAAGTCGATTGCAGAACTTTCGCGCGGCTTTGTTTACGCCGTGTCGCGCACGGGAATAACTGGACAACAGAAGCAGCTTGCCTCCGATGCTGCCGATCTGGTCAGCCGCATTCGGCGGGTAACCAAGCTGCCCATTGCGGTAGGCTTTGGAATTTCCACTCCGGAGCAGTTTCAGGCAGTCGGAGCATTTGCCGATGCGGCAGCGATCGGCAGCGCGATTGTTTCGATCATCGAAAAGCACGGCACGGCCTCGGTTGAGCCGGTGGCAAGATTTATTCGCGGGTTGCGTGCAGGAAGACTGGCGGCGCAGGCGGAGAGTTTAGCGAAATGA
- the aroF gene encoding 3-deoxy-7-phosphoheptulonate synthase, with protein MIIAMQPGATEKQIDNVIERLVMRGFEVHRSTGEQQTVLGAVGAKIDFDIREIELLEAVQQVHRISAPYKLVGRTFRPEGTVVKFPNGVSVGATQVIVMAGPCSVESKEQLFSAAEQVSKAGAKFLRGGAFKPRSSPYSFQGMGVEGLKLLREAGDRYGLLIVSEVMEISQIEVMLPYVDLFQLGARNMQNFNLLRELGKVRKPVLVKRGIAATIEELLLSAEYILAGGNYDVILCERGIRTFETYTRNTMDISAIPIVKKLSHLPMTADPSHGTGRRDKVAPMARAALAAGCDALLIEVHPDPEKALSDGPQSLYPDQFSNLMQELRMIAPAVGRTI; from the coding sequence ATGATCATCGCCATGCAGCCGGGCGCGACCGAGAAGCAGATCGATAACGTGATCGAGCGCCTCGTCATGCGCGGATTTGAAGTGCATCGCTCGACCGGAGAGCAGCAGACCGTCCTCGGCGCTGTGGGCGCGAAGATTGATTTTGACATTCGCGAAATCGAATTGCTTGAAGCCGTGCAGCAGGTCCATCGGATCAGCGCGCCTTATAAGCTCGTTGGACGAACATTTCGCCCTGAGGGCACGGTTGTGAAGTTCCCAAACGGAGTTAGCGTCGGCGCAACTCAGGTAATCGTGATGGCCGGACCATGCTCGGTGGAATCAAAAGAGCAGCTCTTCTCAGCGGCGGAGCAGGTGTCGAAAGCAGGCGCAAAATTCTTGCGCGGCGGAGCTTTCAAGCCGCGCAGCTCGCCGTATTCCTTTCAGGGAATGGGAGTGGAAGGTTTGAAGCTGTTGCGCGAAGCAGGCGACCGCTATGGGCTCCTCATCGTGAGCGAAGTGATGGAAATCAGTCAGATCGAAGTCATGCTGCCGTACGTCGATCTTTTCCAGCTTGGCGCGCGCAACATGCAGAACTTCAATCTGCTGAGGGAATTGGGAAAAGTTCGCAAGCCCGTCTTGGTCAAGCGCGGAATCGCTGCCACCATCGAAGAGCTGCTGCTTTCGGCCGAGTACATTCTGGCCGGCGGAAACTACGATGTGATCCTCTGCGAACGCGGGATCCGTACATTTGAGACGTACACGCGCAATACAATGGACATCTCGGCAATTCCCATTGTGAAAAAGCTCTCCCATTTGCCGATGACGGCAGATCCATCTCACGGCACCGGTCGCCGCGACAAAGTAGCGCCTATGGCTCGCGCGGCGCTCGCCGCCGGCTGCGATGCCCTCTTGATCGAAGTGCATCCCGACCCGGAAAAGGCACTCTCGGATGGCCCGCAGTCGTTATATCCAGATCAGTTCTCAAATCTGATGCAGGAGCTGCGGATGATCGCCCCGGCTGTGGGACGAACAATCTAA
- a CDS encoding TonB family protein: MATSAEAARLPYIENDRRSASRKPLPMHSRIELLPGRSGAARDISEGGISLFGSADLNIGSETQLRFTLPDSEMQIEASGVIAWSDEMATGIRFAHISIDSLTALQDWLQSSPQHGDDSATLGADAALAAKVACLREIADLQAQISSDDLDADGALALIVRRLAELTRATGAAIALRDGQHAICRASHGNAPDVGVQLSESSLSGECMRTANVVLLRDSETDPRVDAAICRQLNFRSLLIVPVLSGGMPAGIAEVLSPTPGNFEGADILVVSFIAELIAGVAVPAEPSEVVPVERRTSFEPLLEADATTPHIAMEVPIPAAPVATPVPVVRTVQSAMAPAREVSIPAPMPVPARVATVASTAATPQLASGPLPVHAPDVHEETHSNSTALDQRRRLYLAVGLIAILLIVFATFAILRLRKNAPSPQAAPTATATTVPSPTPALSQPTSTTVVEAAKSEPKKPSAAAPTHATKSSSEPHTEPATQEVTVRENSSTSPAIDAPPEAPSLGQLSTVSSAKLAADIVAANTPTPGLTLPQSRGVVEGKLTRKVLPQYPEMARRAGVGGDVVLSARIGIDGKLKNIRVVSGSPLLREAAISAARQWRYSPYLLGGKPVETDTHITISFKH, encoded by the coding sequence ATGGCCACATCTGCCGAAGCAGCACGTCTTCCCTATATCGAAAACGATCGTCGCAGCGCCTCGAGAAAGCCGCTGCCGATGCACAGCCGGATTGAGCTCCTGCCCGGCCGTAGCGGCGCGGCACGCGACATCAGCGAAGGCGGCATTAGCCTATTCGGAAGCGCGGATCTGAATATCGGCAGCGAGACGCAACTGCGATTCACGCTTCCAGATTCCGAGATGCAGATCGAGGCCTCAGGCGTAATCGCCTGGAGCGACGAAATGGCTACGGGTATTCGTTTCGCACACATCAGCATCGATTCGCTAACAGCACTTCAAGACTGGCTTCAGAGCTCGCCTCAGCACGGAGATGACTCCGCAACCCTGGGTGCCGACGCTGCCCTTGCGGCTAAGGTAGCTTGCCTGCGCGAGATCGCCGATCTCCAGGCACAGATCTCCTCTGACGATCTCGACGCTGACGGAGCGCTTGCGTTAATCGTGCGCCGCCTCGCCGAGCTGACGCGCGCGACAGGAGCTGCTATTGCACTGCGCGATGGACAACACGCAATCTGCCGCGCATCTCATGGCAATGCGCCTGATGTCGGTGTGCAGCTTTCGGAATCGTCACTCTCCGGCGAGTGCATGCGGACGGCCAACGTGGTGTTGTTGCGCGATTCGGAAACCGATCCACGAGTTGACGCGGCCATCTGCCGGCAACTGAACTTCCGTTCGCTGCTGATCGTTCCGGTCCTCTCTGGCGGAATGCCGGCCGGAATCGCCGAGGTGCTCTCTCCAACCCCCGGAAATTTCGAAGGCGCTGACATTCTCGTCGTCAGCTTCATCGCTGAACTTATTGCTGGCGTCGCGGTGCCCGCGGAGCCAAGCGAAGTTGTACCCGTTGAGCGCCGTACCAGCTTCGAACCACTGCTGGAAGCGGATGCAACAACTCCGCACATCGCGATGGAGGTCCCAATTCCTGCGGCACCGGTCGCAACTCCGGTGCCAGTAGTGAGGACAGTTCAATCGGCTATGGCACCCGCACGCGAGGTTTCAATCCCTGCGCCAATGCCAGTACCCGCTCGAGTCGCAACAGTGGCTTCGACCGCTGCCACTCCGCAACTCGCAAGCGGCCCGCTGCCGGTCCATGCACCCGATGTTCACGAAGAAACCCATTCAAATTCCACTGCCTTGGATCAGCGGCGGCGCCTGTATCTTGCCGTCGGTCTAATTGCCATTCTGCTGATTGTATTTGCGACATTCGCTATCTTGCGCCTGCGCAAGAACGCGCCGAGTCCGCAGGCTGCGCCGACTGCCACAGCCACGACAGTTCCTAGTCCGACGCCCGCGCTCTCGCAGCCAACCTCAACCACCGTTGTGGAGGCTGCTAAGAGCGAGCCGAAGAAGCCCAGCGCCGCCGCTCCAACGCACGCGACCAAAAGCTCGTCAGAGCCTCATACTGAACCGGCAACGCAGGAGGTTACAGTTCGCGAGAACTCGTCAACATCGCCTGCCATCGATGCCCCGCCCGAGGCGCCTTCGCTCGGCCAACTCTCAACAGTATCCTCTGCAAAGCTAGCCGCTGACATCGTTGCCGCCAACACTCCAACTCCGGGACTGACGCTGCCCCAATCGCGCGGCGTGGTCGAAGGAAAACTGACGAGAAAGGTATTGCCTCAGTACCCAGAGATGGCGCGACGCGCGGGCGTAGGCGGGGATGTTGTCCTGAGCGCTAGGATCGGCATTGATGGAAAGCTGAAGAACATTCGCGTGGTCAGTGGCAGCCCGCTGCTTCGGGAAGCAGCCATCTCCGCCGCCAGGCAATGGCGCTATTCGCCGTATCTGCTTGGCGGAAAGCCGGTCGAAACCGACACGCACATAACCATCAGCTTCAAGCACTAA
- the trpC gene encoding indole-3-glycerol phosphate synthase TrpC translates to MTILQQIVSETRARLAEKTDAVYRAELEKLAERHTPRGFRNRLIDAARSGPAVIAELKRASPSKGVIRSDFHVAELAHAMEQAGAAALSVLTEEKHFQGSLENLRLASANVSIPCLRKDFIVDELQMLEARAYGADAALLIIAALSDAELKQLGRAAQRFLLDVLCEVHEEQELQRAVDAGFDIIGVNNRDLRTFQVTLETSLRLNTMIPANALRVAESGIHSGADISRLRSAGYQAFLIGESLMKERDPGAALNKLLADATREERRAEVARR, encoded by the coding sequence ATGACCATCCTTCAGCAAATCGTTTCTGAAACGCGCGCTCGATTGGCCGAAAAAACCGACGCCGTCTATCGAGCAGAGCTGGAGAAGCTGGCCGAGCGACACACGCCGCGTGGATTTCGCAACCGGCTGATCGATGCCGCGCGATCCGGGCCCGCAGTGATTGCGGAGCTGAAGAGAGCGTCTCCCTCCAAAGGCGTGATCCGTTCGGATTTTCATGTGGCCGAACTGGCGCACGCGATGGAGCAGGCGGGTGCGGCGGCTCTGTCGGTTCTAACCGAAGAAAAGCACTTTCAAGGGTCGCTCGAAAATCTCCGACTGGCTTCTGCGAATGTTTCCATTCCTTGTTTGCGGAAGGACTTCATCGTCGATGAACTGCAGATGCTCGAAGCTCGGGCGTATGGCGCCGATGCGGCGCTCCTCATTATTGCAGCATTGAGCGATGCCGAATTGAAGCAGCTTGGCCGCGCCGCTCAGAGATTTCTGCTCGATGTTCTCTGTGAGGTGCATGAGGAACAAGAGCTGCAGCGCGCCGTTGACGCGGGTTTTGACATTATTGGAGTCAACAATCGCGATCTGCGCACTTTTCAAGTCACACTTGAAACGAGTTTGCGCCTCAATACCATGATTCCCGCGAATGCGCTTCGAGTCGCCGAGAGCGGCATTCACAGCGGAGCCGACATTTCACGACTGCGGTCGGCCGGATATCAGGCATTCCTGATTGGGGAATCGCTGATGAAAGAGCGGGATCCTGGCGCGGCTTTAAACAAGCTTCTGGCCGACGCGACCCGCGAGGAGCGTCGAGCGGAGGTCGCCAGACGGTGA
- the trpB gene encoding tryptophan synthase subunit beta, with protein MRQIETQPIVSAKAGRFGPYGGRYVPETLMAALEELEAAYAQAKEDAEFQRELDGLLHQYAGRPTPLFYAARLSEKLGGARIYLKREDLLHTGAHKINNCLGQGLLARRMGKRRIIAETGAGQHGVATATVCALLGFDCVVYMGSEDMRRQELNVFRMKLLGAEVRAVNSGSCTLKDAINEAMRDWVTNVRTTHYLLGSVLGAHPYPEMVRDFHRCIGREAREQILSQTGKLPNAVIACVGGGSNAMGAFYEFIRDKQVALIGVEAGGRSSKLGEHAARFQGGSPGVLQGTYSYVLQDEAGQIATTHSVSAGLDYPSIGPEHAALHDAGRAEYVSASDSEALEACVRLARTEGIVPALESSHAVAECIRRAPKMKRDEIVIVNISGRGDKDMGILTKELKL; from the coding sequence GTGAGGCAGATCGAGACACAACCCATAGTTTCAGCGAAAGCCGGACGCTTTGGGCCATACGGTGGACGCTACGTTCCCGAAACCTTGATGGCCGCGCTCGAGGAGCTTGAGGCGGCCTACGCGCAGGCCAAGGAAGACGCGGAATTCCAGCGTGAACTCGATGGACTATTGCACCAATATGCCGGCCGTCCGACTCCATTGTTTTATGCCGCACGGCTTTCGGAGAAGCTTGGTGGAGCACGGATCTACCTGAAGCGCGAAGATTTGCTGCACACCGGCGCACACAAGATCAACAACTGTCTCGGGCAGGGCCTGCTCGCGCGACGCATGGGCAAACGCCGCATCATCGCCGAAACCGGCGCTGGCCAGCACGGAGTAGCTACAGCAACGGTGTGCGCGCTGCTTGGCTTTGACTGCGTTGTCTACATGGGCAGCGAGGACATGCGACGGCAGGAGCTGAATGTCTTCCGCATGAAGCTGCTCGGGGCCGAAGTGCGGGCGGTGAATTCAGGCTCATGCACGCTGAAAGACGCAATCAATGAAGCCATGCGGGATTGGGTCACAAACGTCCGCACCACGCATTACCTGCTTGGTTCGGTGTTGGGCGCACATCCCTATCCCGAAATGGTACGCGATTTTCATCGCTGCATCGGCCGCGAGGCTCGCGAGCAGATTCTCTCGCAAACAGGCAAGCTGCCTAATGCGGTGATCGCCTGCGTCGGCGGGGGCTCGAACGCGATGGGTGCGTTCTACGAGTTTATTCGCGATAAGCAGGTTGCACTGATCGGAGTCGAAGCAGGCGGACGAAGTTCTAAATTGGGCGAACATGCGGCACGGTTTCAAGGCGGGTCGCCAGGAGTTCTGCAAGGCACATATTCGTATGTACTGCAGGATGAAGCCGGACAGATTGCCACAACCCATTCGGTTTCCGCCGGTCTCGACTATCCATCAATCGGTCCGGAACACGCTGCGTTGCACGACGCCGGCCGCGCCGAGTATGTATCGGCCTCCGACTCTGAAGCTCTTGAGGCATGCGTCAGGTTGGCTCGGACTGAAGGGATCGTTCCAGCGCTCGAATCATCGCACGCAGTCGCGGAGTGTATCCGACGTGCTCCCAAAATGAAACGAGACGAGATCGTCATCGTGAACATCTCGGGCCGTGGCGACAAAGATATGGGAATCCTCACCAAAGAGCTGAAGCTTTGA
- a CDS encoding VWA domain-containing protein, producing MRAVATVLAVAALLLPISAQETSEPTFKVDVKLVNVYVTVTDQQGAPIGDLTKNDFSLAEDGVPQKISVFSKESQLPLSIVLAVDTSSSTRKDIRLELEAARKFIHSIIRPQDAISLYAFATDVDEMVSFTSKLHQIDSAINQVQVGGATSLYDAIYLASKALMKRQGRKVLVLITDGGDTASTVDYKEALRAAQQSEALVYSLIDVPVEASAGRNTGGEHALIQISNDTGGKYYYVSSVFELDKAFQQISDELRTQYLLAYYPVPRRAASDFREIDVMAHSHESDGKGQLVIRARRGYYTSKLE from the coding sequence ACTGTGCTCGCGGTTGCGGCCTTGCTTTTGCCGATTTCAGCTCAGGAGACTTCCGAGCCTACCTTCAAAGTGGATGTGAAACTGGTGAACGTCTACGTCACCGTCACTGATCAGCAGGGCGCCCCGATTGGAGACCTTACTAAGAACGACTTTAGTTTGGCTGAAGACGGAGTGCCGCAGAAGATATCGGTCTTCAGCAAAGAGTCGCAGTTACCACTTTCCATTGTGCTGGCCGTTGACACAAGCTCGAGTACGCGCAAAGACATTCGCTTGGAATTGGAGGCGGCACGAAAATTTATTCACTCAATTATTAGACCGCAGGATGCAATTTCGCTTTATGCATTCGCGACTGACGTAGATGAAATGGTGTCGTTCACCTCGAAGCTTCACCAGATTGATTCTGCCATCAACCAGGTCCAGGTGGGCGGAGCTACCTCTCTATACGATGCCATTTATCTCGCTTCAAAGGCGTTGATGAAGCGGCAAGGCCGGAAGGTTCTGGTGCTGATCACTGATGGGGGTGATACGGCGAGCACAGTCGACTACAAGGAGGCCCTGCGTGCGGCGCAGCAGTCAGAAGCACTGGTCTACAGCTTGATTGATGTTCCGGTCGAAGCCAGCGCCGGACGGAACACTGGGGGCGAACACGCACTCATTCAAATCTCGAACGATACGGGCGGGAAGTATTACTACGTTTCAAGCGTCTTCGAGTTGGATAAAGCGTTTCAGCAGATCAGCGATGAATTGCGCACGCAGTATTTGCTTGCATACTACCCAGTGCCGCGCCGCGCTGCATCGGATTTTCGCGAGATCGACGTGATGGCGCATTCTCATGAATCCGATGGAAAGGGTCAGCTTGTCATCCGTGCGCGTCGAGGATATTACACCTCAAAACTGGAATGA
- the pheA gene encoding chorismate mutase, producing MTIEDWRKKIDELDLKLVELINQRAAAAKEIGKLKNDTNLPIYEPEREKHVFERVKKANQGPLPDSEIQHVFERIIDVMRKLQQQEIHRASAAKASGETEFDLEVNE from the coding sequence ATGACGATAGAAGACTGGCGTAAGAAAATCGATGAACTGGATCTCAAACTGGTAGAGCTGATCAACCAGCGCGCGGCGGCGGCGAAGGAAATCGGCAAGCTGAAGAACGACACCAATCTTCCCATTTATGAACCCGAGCGCGAGAAGCATGTTTTTGAGCGGGTGAAGAAGGCCAATCAAGGTCCGCTGCCCGACAGCGAGATTCAACATGTCTTCGAACGAATCATCGATGTCATGCGCAAGCTGCAACAGCAGGAGATTCACCGCGCCAGCGCTGCCAAAGCATCCGGCGAAACCGAATTTGATCTTGAAGTGAACGAGTAA